The window GGAATGGATGTCTCCTTTCTAAGGATGGTACAAAGCTCTTCCCCGCTCATATCAGGTAACATAAGATCTAAGATGGCAAAATCAATCGAATACGTTCTTATTACTGTCAGTGCCTCCTTGGCGGTTACTACCTCTCTTGTATCATAACCTGCGTTGTTTAAATATTTGGAAATCACCTCTGCAATCTTCTCTTCATCATCTACAATCAAGATTGTCTTCGCCACTAGTGTTCCTCCTCGTATGGGAAACTTCTCTCTATAGGTTATCTTACATGAATAAGTTAAGGTTTAAAAATGCTGGACTAGACAGAGTAATCCCGGTCATTTTACATCAAGAAAAAATGGAAACCCTCTCACTGGGTCTCCATTTCATGCAACTCTTTTTCTATTCAGGTTTCAATTCACTCTCAGTTACCCATTTGTGGTTTTTAACTTCTTTTCCACTAGTTGTAGAGGTATAGTCCACCATATAAACAGTTGTTTTTTCAGATGATTCGATGACCGCTTTAGCCCCTTTCATCCCTTTCATATGATCTGCCTCAAGCGTTACCTCGTCACCTTTTTTAAAATCTTGATCGTCTGCACCCTTAATTTCTTCCTTTATAACCCACTTATGATCTTTAACAGGGCTGCCACCTGTTGTTGGTGTGTATGTAACTACATATGCAGTTGTGCCATACGCTCCGGTGATTGTTGCTTTGGCCCCGTCCATTCCTTCCATGTGGTCGGCAGTGATAACAGCCTCGCTTCCTACTTCATATTTAGGATTTTCAGCTTCACTAAGATTGTTAGGTACTTCTCCAGAACCATTATGATCCATTCCTTCATGATCCATTCCTTCATGATCCATTCCTTCATGATCCATTCCTTCTTCTTTCATCTCTTTCTTGTCCATCTTGTCATCATTATCCGAATTGGAGCAAGCTCCCAGTACAAGAAATACAGAAAGTAGGCTAATGAAGAATATAAGCTGTTTGTTTTTCATGATTGCCCCTCCTAGAACAAATTTTCATCTTGATACACTCCATTATAAAAAGGAATTGTAAAGAAGTTATGAAGATAATTGTTTGTATAGTATTTCAAAGTTTTCTAAGAATAATCACTTAAGACAAACTAAAAGGTATATGGGATTTTTTCACACTCCTAATTTGATACACCGCCAACAATATTAACAGATAACTACAAAAACCATAATAACGCAAATGACGAAATTACTCCGAAAAAGAATCTAATGTAAAATAGGATCGAGTGGCGAGGAGTCAGAAACAGCTGATTGAAATTGCGGATCGTCTCCGGGAAGAAGATGTAGAACTCGTAAGCATCTTGGAGCAATTGGATACGAGGACAGCGATCGGCAAGGCGATGTTCGGGATGATCGGAGTCATGGCCGAATTAGAGAAAAACATGATCCGTGAGCGAACGTCTGCAGGGTTGGCCGCAGCTCGTGCCAGGGGAAGGCCTAAAATGAATCCGGAAAAGATCCGGTACGCCTTATCCTTATATGATGCGCGGGAGATGACGATTTCGGAAATCACTGCGAAAACGGGGGTAAGTAAGTCGCTATTATATAAAGAGCTGAATAAGCGCAATTTGCAGGAGGCTACCGAGTAATCGGTAGCCTGTTTTTTCACCTTTCATCTATATAGCACTTTGAATGAGAGGGTTACATAATGAAGTATGAAATAAATTAATTTTTTGTAATTATATGAATTTTATGGAAATTTTAGATATTTATAGCATAATAACCTTAGACCGGTCAAAATTTTATAGGAGTGATTACCCTGCGTTTTAATAAGATGGCTTCAAAATGTGTAGTTGCGTCAGTTATATTGTTTTCTGGTTTAGGTGTTGGATCTGCCTTCGCATCCCCTTCAAAAGAGAGTGTTTCACTTACAAAAGTACAAATGGATGCTATTGAAAGTACTGCTAAAGAAGCAGGAATTGATAAAGCGGAACTTACCAAGGAAGTAAAAGAGCAAGAACTAAAAGCTAAGATGCTAAATAGTGAAAGTGAACCAAAGAAGTTGGATTACGAAGAAATTGAAAAATACAGAAAACCTGGAACAGATTCCAAATTTGATGCATTAGCTACAAGTAGTTCCGTTGGTACAGAAGGAGACGTGCTAGCTACAATGGACTCAAGTTCTTCAAAGGGCATATTTAATTACGGACATGCGGCTATTGTGCGATGGGATGATAATTACACAATCGAGGCCTACCCTAATGGAGGGGTTCAATACAAAAAGAACGATTGGAAAACTAGGTATAATAAGGTTAGAGGATTTTGGGTTAAGGGCGCATCATTGAGCCATTACGATAAAGCTGAAAATTATGCCAAAGCCCAATTAGGAGAGCCTTACAATACTGGTTTTGGTAAGTGGCCGACAGACAGGTGGTACTGTTCTCAACTTGTTTGGAGAGCTTGGTATCAGCAAGGGTTTGATATAGATGATGGCGGTTCAGTTGTTTCTCCAGCCGATTTGTATAACAATGATGGTGGTGCTTTAACCATGTTTTATTCTAAATAATGTATGAATATTTTTGGCGAAGATAATTATTTATCTTCGTCCTTCTTTAAAAGGGAGAGTTTCTATGAAAAAAATAATTTTGATAGTTATATCTATTTTTTTACTCAGTATCGCTTTTTACATCTCAGAAAATAAATCAAAGTATGATATTGGTCTAATATATACTAATTCTATGGAGCCAAAAAGCGAATTGGTACGTTATGATTTAGAAAATAAGTCCAAAGAAAAATTATCTATTGATGCCCAAGGCTTAACGAACGTACTAAAACAAGAAAACAAGATTTTACTAACAGGTAATCATGGGAATATTCATGTTGAAGTGACTAATAACAAAAAAATTGCACAAAATGATTATGACTTTCCTACAAATTTCTTCAAAGAATGGGAAAATGTAAAAATTTTTAGTTTGAATAAAGAATTGGAGAAAAATATATTAGTTGTTAAGACTAAAGATGAGGAGAAAAAAAAGGAATTAGAAGGATTCTTGCGAACAGGCACTATACATAACAATCAAATCTATGTTTTTGCGGACCTAGTTCATAAAAAAAGTTCAATACTATATATATTAGACATGGAAGGTGAAATTAAGAAACAAATTGAGCTAGATTACCATTTTGCAGACGATATGTTAGTGATAAAGGACGAGCTAGCAATATTGACAAAAGAAAAAATTACATATTTGAATACTTCAACACATAAAATTAATTACATAAAATTGCCATTCGAGGACCCTGTTCATATAAACCTTGTTGATGAGAAGTTCCTAATTACATCTTCCGATGGTGTATTGGGCTTATTTAATGAAAAGTTCGAACTCATAAATTCTATAGACACAAAAAGATTTATAATGAAGACGCGGGTTAAGGATAATAAAATATTTATCTTATTACCTCAGATTGAGGCAGGACAAGATAATAATATTGCTCAGTATTCTTTATCCAAAGATAAAATTAAATTCACAAAAAAGTATAAAATACCCGATAACACCGAAGAACTTCTAGTTCAAGATTTTTACTTAGAATAATAATTCAAGGGGGCAACTGTAACTATGAAGAAAATTAAATATGTAATGCTTATTACTTTATTATTGATTCTAAGTGCATGTAACAAGGATTTGGCCGACCAAGACCTCCCCTCACCTGACATTTCATACGGAAAAGAAAAAATCAAAACACAATCTATCGAGAGATGCTGGGGCCTAGAAGATTGTCAAAAAAAGCAGAAATCCACAGATGATGTAATTGCTAAAGAAGAGATTAATAATCTTATTGAAGCACAAGGTGATTCCAATATTTCAATTAAATTCAGTAAGCCTAAGCCTGATACAATTAATTATAAAGTCAGAGAATTAGATGACGAATACATGACCGTAAGCGAGGATGGTTCAATTTTAGTTCCTGATCAAAAAGGTGTGTACACTTACGACCTTTTAGTGTATTGGAACACAAATAAAGGTCAGACAGAAGGAGAAATTGTTTACTCTTTTCAAATCGAAAGGAATTAAGGAATGATGGCCCCACCTAAGCCAGATTAAGAAGTCATGAAACCAACTAACCATATTTTTATCGGTTGGTTTTTTGGTGTATCCAAACCTTATTTATGTTATATATGGGGTAGCGTCAGGAAAATGCGGATTTACAACGCTAAGGAAATTCCCATACTAAAAAGCCAAATTTCTCAACATCAATTGAGAAATTTGGCTTTTTCCGTTGCTCAGTTAAAGCGTCCTTTAGTTGTATATTTCCTGTTAATATCCCTTTTGAAGCATAACATTGTTTTCAATGATCGCACCCGATAGTTGACGCCCATTTTAGAACCTATTCTTTGATTTTCAATAAGCGTAAACTGTTTAATGTTACAAGTAAAGTTGCTCCCATATCAGCAAATATAGCTATCCAAAGTGTTAACCAACCGGGCATGACCAAAAGTAATGCCACTAATTTAATCGCCAAAGAGAAGGTAATGTTTTGCTTGATGATTGCTAAAGCCTTACGGCTTAATTTTATTGTATATGGCAATTTACTCAAATCATCAGACATTAAGGCGATGTCAGCCGTTTCTAAAGCTGTATCAGTTCCAGCACCACCCATTGCTACACCAACGGTAGATGCCGCAAGGGCTGGAGCATCATTCACGCCATCTCCGACCATCCCCACACTTTGATGTTTTTCTCGAAGTTCTTTAATAAAATTAAGCTTATCTTCTGGAAGTAAGTCAGCTTTAATATCCGAAACACCAACTTGTTTTCCGATGGCTGTTGCCGTTCTTTGGTTATCGCCTGTTAGCATCACTGTTTCGATTCCCATATTGTTCAACTTGCCGATAACTTCTTTAGACGATTCCCTCATTTCATCGGCTACGGCAATAAACGAAAGAATTTCTTTTTCTGTTCCTAACACCATCACCGTTTTACCTTGAGTTTGCATATCGGCAATTTTTTCTTTCCTATCGCTTGAAATGCTTCCGTGTAATTCCTCAAAAAGATTTGGACTTCCCACATAATACATTTCATTATTTATTTTGGCTTTAACGCCTTTACCTGTAATGGATTGAAAATCCTCTACTGTTACTTCGTTGAATTTTAATCCATTTTCTTCTGCTTTTCGCATAATCGCTGAAGCAAGAGGGTGCTGTGATCCTTTTTCAATGGCTGCTGTTATGGTCATTAATTCATTTTCATTTCTACCATATGTCACAATGTCTGTTACAGCAGGAATCCCTTTGGTTAATGTTCCTGTTTTATCAAAGGCTATCGCTTTTAAGTGTCCTGCTTCTTCTAAATGGATACCACCTTTAATTAAAACACCATTTTTCGCTGCATTTCCTATTGCTGTAACCACAGCAACTGGAGTTGAGACTACTAAGGCACAAGGACAACCAACCACTAATACAGCTAAGCCTTGATAAATCCATTGGCTCCAGTCT is drawn from Rossellomorea marisflavi and contains these coding sequences:
- a CDS encoding recombinase family protein — its product is MARSQKQLIEIADRLREEDVELVSILEQLDTRTAIGKAMFGMIGVMAELEKNMIRERTSAGLAAARARGRPKMNPEKIRYALSLYDAREMTISEITAKTGVSKSLLYKELNKRNLQEATE
- a CDS encoding YdhK family protein, which codes for MKNKQLIFFISLLSVFLVLGACSNSDNDDKMDKKEMKEEGMDHEGMDHEGMDHEGMDHNGSGEVPNNLSEAENPKYEVGSEAVITADHMEGMDGAKATITGAYGTTAYVVTYTPTTGGSPVKDHKWVIKEEIKGADDQDFKKGDEVTLEADHMKGMKGAKAVIESSEKTTVYMVDYTSTTSGKEVKNHKWVTESELKPE
- a CDS encoding heavy metal translocating P-type ATPase, with product MSSGKAKLSEEEMKAYRVQGFTCTNCAAIFENNVKELPGVQDAKVNFGASKVYVKGTTTIEELEKAGAFENLKIRDEKEQRVEREPFWKQKENIKVYISALLLVVSWFLGEQYGEEHVLPTIGYAASILIGGYSLFIKGLKNLSRLNFDMNTLMTIAIIGAAIIGEWGEGATVVILFAISEALERYSMDKARQSIESLMDIAPKEALIRRGNEEMMIHVDDIQVGDIMIVKPGQKLAMDGIVVKGTSTLNQAAITGESVPVTKTTNDEVFAGTLNEEGLLEVKVTKRVEDTTLSKIIHLVEEAQAERAPSQAFVDKFAKYYTPAIVILALLIAVVPPLFGGDWSQWIYQGLAVLVVGCPCALVVSTPVAVVTAIGNAAKNGVLIKGGIHLEEAGHLKAIAFDKTGTLTKGIPAVTDIVTYGRNENELMTITAAIEKGSQHPLASAIMRKAEENGLKFNEVTVEDFQSITGKGVKAKINNEMYYVGSPNLFEELHGSISSDRKEKIADMQTQGKTVMVLGTEKEILSFIAVADEMRESSKEVIGKLNNMGIETVMLTGDNQRTATAIGKQVGVSDIKADLLPEDKLNFIKELREKHQSVGMVGDGVNDAPALAASTVGVAMGGAGTDTALETADIALMSDDLSKLPYTIKLSRKALAIIKQNITFSLAIKLVALLLVMPGWLTLWIAIFADMGATLLVTLNSLRLLKIKE
- a CDS encoding YiiX/YebB-like N1pC/P60 family cysteine hydrolase; protein product: MASKCVVASVILFSGLGVGSAFASPSKESVSLTKVQMDAIESTAKEAGIDKAELTKEVKEQELKAKMLNSESEPKKLDYEEIEKYRKPGTDSKFDALATSSSVGTEGDVLATMDSSSSKGIFNYGHAAIVRWDDNYTIEAYPNGGVQYKKNDWKTRYNKVRGFWVKGASLSHYDKAENYAKAQLGEPYNTGFGKWPTDRWYCSQLVWRAWYQQGFDIDDGGSVVSPADLYNNDGGALTMFYSK